One window of Hypomesus transpacificus isolate Combined female unplaced genomic scaffold, fHypTra1 scaffold_133, whole genome shotgun sequence genomic DNA carries:
- the p2rx4a gene encoding P2X purinoceptor 4a, with protein sequence MTTNKGFCASVCRCFFEYSTPQILVIRSTKVGTLNRIIQALVLAYVIGYVCVLKKGYQDTDGVLSSVTTKVKGVAVTNTSDLGLRVWDVADYIIPPQEESSFFVLTNLIMTLNQTQSHCPELPNVGFDCVTDSDCKAGLSNTRGDGVQTGRCVNFSSVARTCEVLAWCPLEGDMQPPDPPMLAGAENFTVLIKNSIRYPMFNFNKRNILPHVNKTYLQHCVFNRVTDPDCPIFRLRDVTTEAGEDFQTMAVHGGIMGVQISWFCDLDLPATWCVPKYTFRRLDNKDPENNVAPGYNFRFAKYYKNINNKETRTLIKGFGIRFDVMVFGQAGKFNIIPTLLNIGAGLALLGLVTVVCDLIVLTCMTKRNLYKENKYSYVDDFELLPDGTP encoded by the exons ATGACAACGAACAAAGGATTTTGCGCATCCGTTTGTCGTTGTTTTTTTGAGTATTCAACGCCGCAAATTCTAGTTATCAGGAGCACCAAAGTTGGGACACTCAATAGAATTATTCAAGCTCTGGTGCTGGCATATGTGATCGG GTATGTCTGCGTCCTCAAGAAAGGATACCAGGATACCGACGGCGTCCTGAGCTCTGTCACGACCAAGGTGAAGGGGGTAGCCGTGACCAACACGTCTGATCTGGGACTGCGTGTATGGGACGTGGCGGACTACATCATTCCGCCGCAG GAAGAAAGTTCCTTCTTTGTGCTCACCAACCTGATCATGACTTTGAATCAAACTCAGTCTCACTGTCCAGAG CTGCCGAATGTTGGGTTTGACTGCGTCACCGACTCAGACTGCAAGGCTGGTCTCAGCAACACCAGAGGCGACG GGGTCCAgacagggaggtgtgtgaacTTCTCGAGTGTGGCTCGGACCTGCGAGGTTCTGGCCTGGTGTCCTCTGGAGGGGGACATGCAGCCGCCTGA CCCTCCAATGCTGGCAGGTGCCGAGAACTTCACCGTCCTCATTAAGAACAGCATCCGCTATCCCATGTTCAACTTCAATAA AAGGAATATCTTGCCACACGTGAACAAGACCTACCTGCAGCATTGTGTGTTCAACCGAGTCACAGACCCAGACTGCCCCATCTTCAGGCTCAGAGACGTGACCACGGAAGCTGGGGAGGACTTCCAGACCATGGCTGTTCAC GGGGGCATCATGGGAGTGCAGATCAGCTGGTTCTGTGACTTGGACTTGCCAGCGACCTGGTGCGTGCCCAAGTACACCTTCCGTCGTCTGGACAACAAGGACCCAGAGAACAATGTGGCACCTGGATACAACTTCAG ATTTGCAAAGTACTACAAGAATATTAATAACAAGGAGACAAGAACACTAATCAAAGGATTTGGAATCCGCTTTGATGTGATGGTGTTTGGTCAG GCTGGGAAATTCAACATCATTCCAACACTGCTGAACATCGGTGCTGGCCTGGCACTTCTGGGGTTG gtaACTGTGGTTTGTGACTTGATCGTCCTGACATGTATGACGAAACGGAATCTCTACAAGGAAAATAAATATTCATATGTAGATGACTTTGAATTA CTTCCAGATGGAACGCCATGA
- the LOC124488360 gene encoding uncharacterized protein LOC124488360 isoform X1, whose protein sequence is MNSASVQNFEAAIAEMYTQNTDGFAGETVTVLPPHYQKVKRQEMCLRLVTLLFLMSCAAAYFLTLHVRSDPSTNPVLQHTAGSSQKQVSSSQLCSKDTGGTLASVQSKPNALVTSPSNRETLSDNSIVQWYSEKIGLVTLKGFTYDQDAQALVVPQYGSYYIYTGMNLQLAASTCAKNNQTFEMHVLTHRPSYPKDKEFMVVKESIMGCGGYRTVYLGQVMLLEKGALLKAKIISGSNMVQTTKDYSIYFGAYLI, encoded by the exons ATGAATTCAGCGTCAGTGCAAAACTTCGAAGCTGCTATTGCCGAAATGTACACTCAAAACACCGACGGGTTTGCGGGGGAAACTGTGACTGTTCTACCGCCACATTATCAAAAAGTGAAGCGCCAGGAGATGTGTTTGCGTCTAGTCACGCTGCTATTTCTGATGAGCTGTGCCGCTGCTTATTTCCTGACCCTTCATGTCAGAAGTGATCCATCTACGAAT CCTGTTTTGCAACACACTGCAGGCAGCTCCCAGAAGCAAGTTTCCTCAAGTCAACTATGCAGTAAGGACA CAGGTGGTACCCTGGCTTCCGTGCAGTCAAAGCCAAATGCGCTTGTCACAA GTCCTTCAAATCGGGAGACTTTGTCAGACAACAGTATTGTTCAGTGGTACTCTGAGAAGATAGGTCTAGTGACACTGAAAGGATTTACTTATGACCAGGATGCACAGGCTCTTGTGGTCCCTCAGTATGGAAGTTATTACATCTACACAGGGATGAACCTGCAGCTGGCAGCCAGCACCTGCGCTAAAAATAACCAAACATTTGAGATGCATGTCCTCACCCACCGGCCTAGTTACCCCAAGGACAAGGAGTTTATGGTGGTAAAGGAGAGTATTATGGGGTGCGGGGGTTATAGGACTGTGTACCTGGGCCAGGTGATGTTGTTGGAGAAAGGTGCTCTCCTGAAGGCCAAGATCATCAGTGGCAGTAATATGGTCCAGACCACCAAGGACTACTCCATATACTTTGGTGCTTATCTCATATAA
- the LOC124488360 gene encoding tumor necrosis factor ligand superfamily member 15-like isoform X2, with amino-acid sequence MNSASVQNFEAAIAEMYTQNTDGFAGETVTVLPPHYQKVKRQEMCLRLVTLLFLMSCAAAYFLTLHVRSDPSTNPVLQHTAGSSQKQVSSSQLCTGGTLASVQSKPNALVTSPSNRETLSDNSIVQWYSEKIGLVTLKGFTYDQDAQALVVPQYGSYYIYTGMNLQLAASTCAKNNQTFEMHVLTHRPSYPKDKEFMVVKESIMGCGGYRTVYLGQVMLLEKGALLKAKIISGSNMVQTTKDYSIYFGAYLI; translated from the exons ATGAATTCAGCGTCAGTGCAAAACTTCGAAGCTGCTATTGCCGAAATGTACACTCAAAACACCGACGGGTTTGCGGGGGAAACTGTGACTGTTCTACCGCCACATTATCAAAAAGTGAAGCGCCAGGAGATGTGTTTGCGTCTAGTCACGCTGCTATTTCTGATGAGCTGTGCCGCTGCTTATTTCCTGACCCTTCATGTCAGAAGTGATCCATCTACGAAT CCTGTTTTGCAACACACTGCAGGCAGCTCCCAGAAGCAAGTTTCCTCAAGTCAACTATGCA CAGGTGGTACCCTGGCTTCCGTGCAGTCAAAGCCAAATGCGCTTGTCACAA GTCCTTCAAATCGGGAGACTTTGTCAGACAACAGTATTGTTCAGTGGTACTCTGAGAAGATAGGTCTAGTGACACTGAAAGGATTTACTTATGACCAGGATGCACAGGCTCTTGTGGTCCCTCAGTATGGAAGTTATTACATCTACACAGGGATGAACCTGCAGCTGGCAGCCAGCACCTGCGCTAAAAATAACCAAACATTTGAGATGCATGTCCTCACCCACCGGCCTAGTTACCCCAAGGACAAGGAGTTTATGGTGGTAAAGGAGAGTATTATGGGGTGCGGGGGTTATAGGACTGTGTACCTGGGCCAGGTGATGTTGTTGGAGAAAGGTGCTCTCCTGAAGGCCAAGATCATCAGTGGCAGTAATATGGTCCAGACCACCAAGGACTACTCCATATACTTTGGTGCTTATCTCATATAA